The following coding sequences lie in one uncultured Mailhella sp. genomic window:
- a CDS encoding sigma-54 dependent transcriptional regulator, giving the protein MSENRKSGYQILVVDDDPEWHEILALLFSRKGWKTETALSGERALARLAAGGIDVVVCDLSMPGMSGLEVLRRVRAMNAQIPFIMMTGVGTIESAVEAVQLGAYSYLTKPVNNAELASLVQRAAEHARVHSQLQDMGGEKTPVSLIFNSPSMKQVLKTIGKVAGTSVPILITGETGTGKSRLAEYVHRASSLRDKPFLTIDCAALPESLLESELFGHVKGAFTGAVSTRRGLLEEAQGGTVFLDEIGELSPSTQAKLLRAIQEHVIRPVGSNKSVSVNVRFIAATHRNLEEDVKTGRFREDLFYRLSVIPLYLPPLRERREDLAALIGFFISRFNERYGRNVTQISPAAMNILYSQPWKGNIRELENVLERAFLLTEGDRLMPESLGTMADGAVFASPVPGEAVSETPLSLSDAVRNAEIQALQQALSLCNGNKTQAAELLGIGRRTLYDKLEQFGLMDKKG; this is encoded by the coding sequence ATGAGCGAGAACAGGAAAAGCGGTTATCAGATTCTGGTGGTGGACGACGATCCCGAATGGCATGAGATTCTGGCCCTGCTTTTTTCGCGCAAGGGCTGGAAGACGGAAACGGCGCTTTCCGGCGAGCGGGCGCTGGCCAGACTGGCCGCCGGCGGCATAGACGTGGTGGTGTGCGACCTTTCCATGCCGGGCATGAGCGGACTTGAGGTTCTGCGCCGCGTGCGGGCCATGAACGCGCAGATTCCCTTCATCATGATGACGGGCGTGGGCACCATTGAGAGCGCCGTGGAAGCCGTGCAGCTCGGCGCGTACAGCTATCTGACCAAGCCTGTGAACAATGCCGAACTGGCCTCGCTGGTGCAGCGGGCGGCCGAACACGCCCGGGTGCACAGTCAGCTTCAGGACATGGGCGGGGAAAAGACGCCCGTCTCCCTCATTTTCAACAGTCCGTCCATGAAGCAGGTGCTGAAGACCATAGGCAAGGTGGCGGGCACGAGCGTGCCCATCCTCATTACCGGCGAAACGGGCACGGGCAAGAGCCGTCTTGCGGAGTACGTGCATCGCGCAAGCTCTCTTCGGGACAAGCCCTTTCTCACCATCGACTGCGCGGCCCTGCCGGAATCGCTGCTGGAGAGCGAGCTTTTCGGTCATGTGAAGGGGGCCTTCACCGGCGCGGTGAGCACGCGGCGCGGCCTTCTGGAAGAAGCGCAGGGCGGCACGGTGTTTCTTGACGAAATAGGCGAACTTTCGCCTTCCACGCAGGCCAAGCTGCTGCGCGCCATTCAGGAGCACGTAATACGTCCGGTCGGCAGCAACAAGAGCGTGAGCGTCAACGTGCGCTTCATTGCGGCCACGCATCGTAATCTGGAAGAGGACGTGAAGACGGGCCGCTTCCGCGAAGATCTTTTCTATCGTCTTTCCGTCATTCCGCTGTACCTGCCGCCGCTTCGCGAGCGCCGGGAGGATCTGGCCGCGCTCATCGGTTTTTTCATCAGCCGCTTCAATGAACGCTACGGCCGCAACGTGACGCAGATAAGCCCCGCGGCCATGAACATTCTCTACAGTCAGCCGTGGAAGGGCAACATCCGCGAGCTGGAAAACGTGCTGGAGCGAGCCTTTCTTCTGACGGAAGGGGACAGGCTCATGCCGGAGTCGCTGGGAACCATGGCCGACGGCGCTGTCTTCGCGTCGCCTGTTCCGGGCGAAGCGGTGTCCGAAACGCCGCTTTCTCTGTCCGACGCGGTGCGCAACGCGGAAATTCAGGCGCTTCAGCAGGCGCTTTCCCTGTGCAACGGCAACAAGACGCAGGCCGCGGAACTTCTGGGCATAGGCCGAAGAACGCTCTACGACAAGCTGGAGCAGTTCGGCCTCATGGATAAAAAAGGATAA